Proteins from a genomic interval of Deinococcus reticulitermitis:
- a CDS encoding glucosamine-6-phosphate deaminase, with amino-acid sequence MVEPTLRVFPDAGALAHAAADLICAEVRAKPEAVLLVATGNTPMPTYAELARRAAAGEADFGRVTAVQLDEYVGVPEDDPRSLWGWMERAFVRPLGITRTVRLSDPATFDAELRALGGIDLAVLGLGPNGHLGFNEPPSNPGAPTRRVTLTPASLESNRAYWGDLPVPQDALTAGMPVILGARRALLLVSGEHKREILRRTLTEPPTPEVPASFLQRTPLTVLADAAAAP; translated from the coding sequence GTGGTAGAGCCGACCCTGCGAGTCTTTCCCGACGCCGGCGCCCTCGCCCACGCCGCCGCCGACCTGATCTGCGCCGAGGTCCGGGCGAAGCCTGAGGCGGTGCTTCTCGTCGCCACCGGAAACACGCCGATGCCCACCTACGCCGAACTCGCGCGCCGGGCCGCAGCGGGCGAGGCCGACTTCGGGCGGGTGACCGCCGTGCAACTCGACGAATACGTCGGCGTGCCGGAAGACGACCCCCGCTCGCTGTGGGGGTGGATGGAGCGCGCCTTCGTGCGTCCGCTCGGGATCACGCGGACCGTCCGGCTGAGCGACCCGGCGACATTTGACGCCGAACTGCGCGCCCTGGGCGGAATCGACCTCGCCGTCCTCGGCCTCGGTCCCAACGGACACCTCGGGTTCAACGAGCCGCCGAGCAATCCCGGCGCCCCGACCCGCCGGGTCACGCTGACGCCAGCGAGCCTGGAGAGCAACCGCGCCTACTGGGGAGACCTGCCCGTGCCGCAGGATGCGCTGACGGCAGGGATGCCGGTGATCCTCGGCGCGCGGCGGGCACTGCTGCTCGTGAGCGGGGAGCACAAGCGGGAGATCTTGCGCCGAACGCTGACGGAACCGCCCACGCCAGAAGTGCCCGCGAGCTTCCTCCAGCGCACGCCCCTGACCGTCCTCGCGGACGCGGCGGCGGCCCCGTGA